A single Fusobacterium hominis DNA region contains:
- the radA gene encoding DNA repair protein RadA → MAKSKSFYICSECGYKTEKWIGKCPKCNSWGTFEEEINIVTSPGAPIHSSTSIKDISENVFSFDEVTFEEKDRLKTGIEEFDRVLGGGLLKGEVVLITGNPGIGKSTLLLQVASEYTKYGDVYYISGEESPAQVKNRGERLKIKSRSLYLMSETDISKIYEFLILKRPGVVVVDSIQTLYNSVIDSIPGTPTQIRECTLKIIELAKKYGISFFIVGHITKDGKVAGPKLLEHMVDAVFNFEGEQGLFHRILRSTKNRFGSTNELAVFSMEEEGMKEVKNSSEYFLSERDEKNIGSMVVPVLEGTKIFLMEIQTLLTEVTIGIPRRIVQGFDRNRIQILTAVAEKKMGLSLGMKDLFLNVPGGLSIADPAADLAVLISILSIYRGVEISQKIAAIGELGLRGEIRKVFFIDKRLRELEKLGFKGVYVPEANRKEIEKNSYGLKLIYLKNLEELLERMNKDG, encoded by the coding sequence GTGGCTAAAAGTAAAAGTTTTTATATATGTAGTGAATGTGGATACAAAACTGAAAAATGGATAGGAAAATGTCCTAAATGTAATAGTTGGGGAACTTTTGAAGAAGAGATTAATATTGTAACTTCTCCAGGAGCTCCAATACATTCTTCAACATCAATAAAAGATATTTCGGAAAATGTTTTTTCATTTGATGAAGTAACATTTGAAGAAAAAGATAGACTGAAAACAGGAATAGAAGAGTTTGATAGAGTTCTAGGTGGAGGGTTATTAAAGGGAGAAGTTGTTTTAATAACAGGAAATCCTGGTATAGGGAAATCGACACTTTTACTTCAAGTAGCTAGTGAATATACAAAATATGGAGATGTTTATTATATATCGGGAGAGGAATCTCCAGCACAGGTAAAGAATAGAGGTGAACGTCTAAAAATAAAAAGTCGTTCACTATACCTTATGTCTGAAACAGATATCTCTAAAATTTACGAATTTTTAATTTTAAAAAGACCAGGGGTAGTAGTTGTAGATTCTATACAAACTTTATATAATTCAGTTATTGATTCAATACCTGGTACTCCAACTCAAATTAGAGAATGTACCTTAAAGATAATAGAATTAGCTAAAAAATATGGAATTTCATTTTTTATAGTAGGACATATAACAAAAGATGGTAAAGTTGCAGGGCCAAAGCTTTTAGAGCATATGGTAGATGCAGTGTTTAATTTTGAAGGTGAACAGGGACTTTTTCATAGGATACTTAGAAGTACTAAAAATAGATTTGGTTCTACAAACGAATTAGCTGTTTTTAGTATGGAAGAAGAGGGAATGAAAGAGGTTAAAAACTCATCTGAATATTTTTTAAGTGAAAGAGATGAGAAAAATATAGGAAGTATGGTTGTTCCTGTCCTTGAAGGAACTAAAATATTTTTAATGGAAATCCAAACACTTCTTACTGAGGTTACTATTGGAATACCAAGAAGGATTGTTCAAGGTTTTGATAGAAATAGGATACAGATTTTAACAGCAGTTGCAGAAAAGAAAATGGGACTAAGTCTTGGGATGAAAGATCTTTTTTTAAATGTTCCTGGAGGATTAAGTATAGCAGATCCAGCGGCAGATTTAGCAGTATTAATTTCAATTTTATCTATATATAGAGGAGTTGAAATAAGTCAAAAGATAGCTGCTATAGGTGAGCTTGGATTAAGAGGAGAAATAAGAAAGGTTTTTTTTATTGACAAACGTCTTAGAGAGCTTGAAAAGCTTGGGTTTAAGGGAGTTTATGTTCCTGAAGCCAATAGAAAAGAGATAGAAAAAAACAGTTACGGTTTAAAATTAATATACTTAAAAAATTTAGAAGAACTTTTAGAAAGGATGAATAAAGATGGATAG
- the disA gene encoding DNA integrity scanning diadenylate cyclase DisA, with the protein MDSQKLEDILKFVAPGTALRDGLNNILEAGLGALIVVGFDEVVKKMTDGGFFLECEFSPEKVYELAKMDGAIILDDECEKILYANIHLQPDRRFSSTESGTRHRTAERTAQQTGKLVIAVSERRNVITLYKDDIKYRLKETVAIESEASQAIKTMERYKYVLDRSLGNLTILELDNTVTMYEVATTLQRFEMLRRIGAEINSYILELGVEGRLLNLQFQNLNQDIEEDEQNLIRDYIPDSMEYKEVKEQISLLDDDELLGVENFSSALGYGKTYSTLDKEVSPRGYRILGRIGKLTKKDVEKLVNQYNGISKLQDAPDEELSEMKISKAKIKALKNGLKRMKLTVELEKSY; encoded by the coding sequence ATGGATAGCCAAAAATTAGAAGACATATTAAAGTTTGTGGCTCCAGGAACAGCTCTTAGAGATGGTCTTAATAACATATTGGAAGCTGGACTGGGAGCTCTGATAGTTGTTGGATTTGATGAAGTTGTAAAAAAAATGACAGATGGTGGATTTTTTTTAGAATGTGAATTTTCACCAGAAAAAGTGTATGAACTTGCCAAAATGGATGGAGCAATCATATTAGATGACGAATGTGAAAAAATTTTATATGCCAATATCCATCTTCAACCTGATAGAAGATTTAGCTCTACTGAAAGTGGAACAAGACATAGAACTGCTGAAAGAACAGCTCAACAAACAGGGAAGTTAGTTATTGCAGTATCAGAAAGAAGAAATGTTATAACACTATATAAAGACGATATTAAATATAGATTGAAAGAGACAGTTGCAATAGAAAGTGAAGCGTCACAAGCTATTAAAACTATGGAAAGATATAAATATGTTTTAGATAGGTCTCTTGGAAATTTGACAATATTAGAATTAGATAATACTGTAACAATGTATGAAGTAGCTACAACTTTACAAAGATTTGAGATGTTAAGAAGAATAGGGGCAGAAATAAATAGCTATATTTTAGAGTTAGGTGTAGAAGGAAGACTTTTAAACTTACAATTTCAAAATTTAAATCAAGATATAGAAGAAGATGAACAAAATTTAATAAGAGATTATATTCCTGATAGCATGGAGTATAAAGAGGTAAAGGAGCAAATAAGCCTTTTAGATGACGATGAATTGTTAGGGGTAGAAAATTTCTCTAGTGCACTAGGATATGGAAAAACATACAGTACTTTAGATAAGGAAGTAAGTCCTAGAGGATATAGAATTTTAGGGAGAATAGGAAAACTAACTAAAAAAGACGTTGAAAAATTAGTAAACCAGTATAATGGTATATCAAAATTGCAAGATGCACCTGATGAAGAATTATCAGAAATGAAAATAAGTAAGGCTAAGATAAAAGCTTTAAAAAATGGTCTTAAGAGAATGAAACTTACAGTAGAATTAGAAAAATCATACTAA
- a CDS encoding dicarboxylate/amino acid:cation symporter: MKSKYSLTTKIFIALVLGIITGLLVYPVKDNPYVSKYVIGFVFNLLGNGFIRAIRMVVVPLVFFSLIVGAAGIEDVAKLGRIGIKTLIFYLSTTAVALILSLIGGNIINPGKGVSLGTVAVSNVTVGEAKPFVDILLNMIPVNPVEALANGNMLQIIVFAILVGVCLSILGEKTLRIKKIIEEGNALSLKLVEVVMIIAPYGVYGLISKTFATFGYVAIFPLFKYFIGVVIVLFIHCLITYQGILAIVGRYNPLKFLKRFAPTMMVGFSTASSSAALPSSLKCMQENFGISKSISSFTIPLGNTINMDGTAVMQGIATIFIAQIYGIDLSMGNYITVILTATLASIGTAGVPGAGVIMLGMVLTEVGLPMEGIGLVMGIDRFVDMFRTMINVTGDAVCTVVIAKSEGEKLNEA; the protein is encoded by the coding sequence ATGAAAAGTAAGTACAGTTTAACAACTAAAATTTTTATTGCTTTAGTACTAGGAATTATTACTGGATTACTAGTTTACCCAGTAAAAGACAATCCTTACGTAAGTAAGTATGTAATAGGATTTGTATTTAATTTATTAGGAAATGGATTTATAAGAGCTATAAGAATGGTTGTAGTGCCATTGGTATTTTTCTCACTAATAGTTGGTGCTGCAGGAATTGAAGATGTGGCAAAGCTTGGAAGAATAGGAATAAAAACTCTTATTTTTTATCTTTCTACTACAGCAGTAGCACTTATTTTATCACTTATTGGTGGAAATATAATTAATCCAGGAAAAGGTGTAAGCCTAGGAACAGTTGCAGTATCAAATGTAACAGTAGGAGAAGCAAAACCTTTCGTAGATATTTTATTAAATATGATTCCAGTTAATCCTGTTGAAGCCTTAGCTAATGGAAATATGTTACAAATAATTGTATTTGCTATTTTAGTTGGTGTATGTCTTTCTATACTTGGAGAAAAAACTTTAAGAATTAAAAAAATCATAGAAGAAGGAAATGCTTTAAGTCTTAAGTTAGTTGAAGTTGTTATGATAATAGCACCTTATGGTGTTTATGGACTTATTTCAAAAACATTTGCAACTTTTGGATATGTTGCAATATTCCCACTATTTAAATATTTTATAGGGGTTGTAATAGTATTATTTATTCATTGTTTAATTACTTATCAAGGTATTTTAGCAATAGTTGGAAGATATAATCCATTAAAATTTTTAAAAAGATTTGCTCCAACAATGATGGTTGGATTTTCAACAGCATCTAGTAGTGCAGCATTACCATCTTCATTAAAATGTATGCAAGAAAACTTTGGAATTTCAAAATCAATTTCATCATTTACTATCCCATTAGGAAATACTATAAATATGGATGGAACAGCAGTTATGCAAGGAATTGCAACAATATTTATAGCACAGATCTATGGAATAGATTTAAGCATGGGAAATTATATTACAGTAATATTAACTGCCACATTAGCGTCTATAGGAACAGCAGGAGTACCAGGAGCTGGAGTTATAATGTTAGGAATGGTTTTAACAGAAGTTGGGCTTCCTATGGAAGGAATTGGACTTGTAATGGGAATTGATAGATTTGTAGATATGTTTAGAACTATGATAAACGTTACAGGAGATGCTGTTTGTACAGTTGTAATTGCAAAGAGTGAAGGGGAAAAATTAAACGAGGCATAA